From Flavobacteriales bacterium, the proteins below share one genomic window:
- a CDS encoding GatB/YqeY domain-containing protein encodes MGLQDNLMAEMKTAMKAKNQVKLTVLRAIKAEILKFNTSGEGKEMDDATEITLLSKMLKQRKDAASIYQEQGREDLAKDELDQAAIISEYLPKQMSAEELETAVKEIVSKVGAAGPQDMGKVMGMASGQLKGKAEGKDIANMVKTVLGNL; translated from the coding sequence ATGGGATTACAAGACAATTTGATGGCGGAAATGAAAACCGCAATGAAAGCAAAAAATCAAGTAAAACTTACAGTTCTTAGAGCTATAAAAGCCGAGATACTCAAGTTTAATACTTCTGGTGAAGGAAAAGAAATGGATGATGCTACCGAAATCACTTTACTTTCTAAAATGCTGAAACAAAGAAAAGATGCTGCATCTATTTACCAAGAACAAGGTAGAGAAGATCTTGCTAAAGATGAATTAGACCAAGCAGCAATCATCAGCGAATACCTTCCTAAGCAGATGAGCGCAGAAGAATTAGAAACTGCCGTAAAAGAAATCGTATCTAAAGTGGGTGCAGCAGGACCACAGGATATGGGAAAAGTGATGGGAATGGCATCTGGACAACTAAAAGGAAAAGCCGAAGGAAAAGACATCGCCAATATGGTAAAAACAGTTTTGGGTAATTTATAA
- a CDS encoding FG-GAP repeat protein has protein sequence MNASLRLFLVLSLITKICHGQVGIGTTNPHPSAILEVKSQTKGMLIPRVDNENLIPNPAEGLMIYDKTDQAINYYTGNKWKNTQGINLGNWDNAVHKNKASTPTESGNFGMFMDLSSDNKTLVVSAHAENSSKGAVYIFELENNLWIEKQKIVASDGESNDGFGISIKISADAKTLMISAFQEASDETGMGNSRPKSGAVYIYKKEQNSWVFKQKLKSITARENHFFGSSLAMNSTANKLYIGRSGEPPLYGDVNQKRYKGIVYEYTLNGSNYTLTDSIIPSVSEIGDKFGNAIVLSSDNQTMFISSCGLDGYEDDIGAVYAFKKMGNSWQEIDKIVPQNLNRSAYFGVTLTTNSDGSLLAVGSPLRQLGNDFYAGSVHVFRKNQNNWSLEKEIYKTNNRFIAFLGVSIDFSKEGNTLVLSAHGVADTVYNGLGNYEETDAIGNVYVYQYIDNDWKKTRKFRPKHAEQFTYFGSNVQITTNSGMIIIGAGGDTFNEDNSLYGPYQSSGSIYTYY, from the coding sequence ATGAACGCATCTTTAAGGCTGTTTTTAGTATTGTCACTGATTACTAAAATATGCCATGGGCAAGTTGGAATAGGAACCACAAATCCACATCCATCTGCTATTTTAGAAGTAAAAAGTCAGACAAAAGGAATGCTGATTCCTAGGGTGGACAACGAAAACCTTATTCCCAATCCCGCTGAAGGTTTGATGATTTATGATAAGACAGATCAAGCCATTAATTATTATACGGGAAACAAATGGAAGAATACCCAAGGAATTAATTTAGGAAACTGGGATAATGCCGTGCATAAAAATAAGGCAAGCACACCCACTGAGTCTGGGAATTTTGGAATGTTCATGGATTTGAGTTCAGATAATAAAACACTAGTCGTGAGTGCACATGCAGAGAATTCTAGTAAAGGAGCGGTCTATATCTTTGAACTTGAAAACAATTTATGGATTGAAAAACAAAAGATTGTTGCCTCTGATGGTGAAAGTAATGATGGGTTTGGAATTTCGATTAAGATAAGTGCAGATGCTAAAACCTTAATGATTTCTGCTTTTCAAGAAGCATCGGATGAAACGGGTATGGGAAATTCGAGACCAAAATCGGGTGCGGTATATATCTATAAAAAGGAGCAAAATAGTTGGGTTTTCAAACAAAAACTGAAATCAATTACGGCTCGAGAAAATCATTTTTTTGGTTCTAGTTTGGCAATGAATTCCACTGCCAATAAATTGTATATCGGTCGTTCTGGAGAACCTCCTCTCTATGGAGATGTAAATCAAAAAAGGTATAAAGGAATAGTCTATGAATATACCTTAAATGGCTCAAATTATACGCTAACGGATTCTATTATTCCCTCTGTATCTGAGATTGGTGATAAATTTGGAAACGCAATAGTCTTGTCAAGTGATAATCAAACGATGTTTATCAGTTCTTGCGGATTAGATGGATACGAGGATGATATTGGGGCTGTTTATGCTTTTAAGAAAATGGGTAATTCTTGGCAAGAAATCGACAAGATAGTTCCTCAAAATTTGAATAGGAGTGCCTATTTTGGAGTTACTTTAACGACAAATTCGGATGGAAGTCTTTTAGCAGTAGGGAGTCCTTTAAGGCAATTAGGTAATGACTTCTATGCAGGAAGTGTTCATGTCTTTAGAAAGAATCAGAATAATTGGAGTTTAGAAAAAGAAATATACAAGACGAATAATCGCTTTATCGCATTTTTGGGAGTTTCTATAGACTTTAGCAAAGAAGGAAACACCTTAGTACTTAGTGCCCATGGTGTGGCCGATACGGTCTATAATGGCCTAGGGAATTATGAAGAAACTGATGCAATTGGAAATGTTTATGTCTATCAGTATATTGATAACGACTGGAAGAAAACCCGAAAATTTCGTCCTAAACACGCTGAACAATTCACTTATTTTGGATCAAATGTACAAATCACCACGAATAGTGGGATGATTATTATAGGAGCAGGAGGTGATACTTTTAATGAAGATAATTCTCTGTATGGACCTTATCAGTCCTCGGGTTCTATCTATACTTATTACTGA
- a CDS encoding TerC family protein, which yields MLDFLANPEVWGALVTLTFLEIVLGVDNIIFISIAANKVKPEEQAKARNIGLILAMIFRLILLFFISFLIQMQKPLFSVDWSFAKGGFSGQALILLAGGIFLIYKSTKEIHHKLEGEEAEKANGKAKSTLTQAIVQIALINVVFSFDSILTAVGMTNGLEGAMPVMIISVILSMIIMMVFAGPVGRFVNEHPSIQMLGLSFLILIGFMLITESAHMANLELFGAHVGVIPKGYLYFAISFSLFVEFLNLRMRKKK from the coding sequence ATGTTAGACTTTTTAGCCAACCCCGAAGTATGGGGTGCCCTTGTAACCCTTACTTTTTTAGAAATTGTACTGGGAGTTGATAATATCATTTTTATTTCCATTGCGGCAAATAAAGTAAAGCCAGAAGAACAAGCCAAAGCCAGAAATATCGGTTTGATCTTAGCGATGATTTTCCGTTTGATTTTACTTTTCTTTATCTCTTTTCTTATCCAGATGCAAAAGCCACTTTTCTCCGTAGATTGGAGTTTTGCAAAAGGAGGATTTTCAGGTCAAGCCTTAATTCTTTTGGCTGGGGGAATATTCCTCATCTACAAAAGCACCAAAGAAATTCATCATAAACTAGAAGGCGAAGAAGCCGAAAAAGCCAATGGAAAGGCTAAATCTACCCTTACACAAGCTATTGTGCAAATTGCATTAATAAATGTGGTATTCTCTTTTGATTCTATTCTTACTGCTGTGGGAATGACAAACGGATTGGAAGGAGCGATGCCCGTTATGATTATTTCGGTCATTCTCTCCATGATTATCATGATGGTATTTGCGGGTCCAGTTGGGCGTTTTGTAAACGAACACCCTTCTATTCAGATGCTGGGTCTTTCCTTTTTGATTTTGATTGGTTTTATGCTGATTACCGAATCTGCCCACATGGCAAATCTAGAACTTTTTGGAGCGCATGTAGGAGTTATACCTAAAGGATACCTCTACTTTGCGATTTCTTTCTCTCTCTTTGTGGAGTTTCTAAATCTTAGAATGCGGAAGAAGAAATAA
- a CDS encoding WYL domain-containing protein — protein sequence MKQLKRRIRLFQLLMSNKLYSRKEVLKRIRDEFYMDSFTSSYSDATLSRDLECLRDFGIMVANKNRYYEIDYSQSEHGIKLFKTLEFLNFNKLLEHKNSSNVLFDYGNRVEDNGLEKMSIILEAIKKQKELVIDYINYDGIEQKDDKFKPLFFREFDSRWYLIVENKTQRGHSLALDRMKNIKLSTKSFIPSGNITPNFYYNCIGCNTIDPIEKVRLWVDKYQMNYFNNQPFHRTQQVIEEINNGTIIEIEVHTNFELMQYLLKYGKNIYVIAPTELKERMKNEIKKMENLYH from the coding sequence ATGAAGCAACTTAAAAGACGTATTCGTTTATTTCAATTATTAATGAGTAATAAACTCTATTCTAGGAAAGAAGTGTTGAAGAGAATACGTGATGAATTTTACATGGATTCTTTTACTTCGTCTTATTCTGATGCCACTCTTTCCCGGGATCTAGAATGTTTACGAGACTTTGGAATCATGGTTGCTAATAAGAATAGGTATTATGAAATAGACTATTCACAATCTGAACATGGTATTAAACTCTTTAAAACCTTAGAATTTTTAAATTTTAATAAACTATTAGAACATAAAAATTCTTCAAATGTTCTGTTTGACTACGGAAATAGAGTGGAAGATAATGGATTAGAAAAAATGTCAATAATTCTCGAAGCCATTAAAAAGCAAAAAGAATTGGTAATAGATTACATAAATTATGATGGTATAGAGCAAAAAGACGATAAATTCAAACCATTGTTCTTTAGAGAATTTGACTCTAGATGGTACCTAATTGTTGAAAATAAAACACAAAGAGGTCATTCTTTGGCTCTTGATAGAATGAAAAATATAAAACTCTCTACAAAATCTTTTATTCCTTCAGGAAATATTACTCCCAATTTCTATTACAATTGTATTGGTTGTAATACTATTGATCCTATTGAAAAGGTTAGACTGTGGGTAGATAAATATCAAATGAATTATTTCAATAATCAACCTTTTCATAGAACACAACAAGTCATCGAAGAAATCAATAACGGAACCATAATAGAAATTGAAGTGCACACGAATTTTGAACTAATGCAATACCTCTTAAAATATGGCAAGAATATTTATGTTATTGCACCCACTGAATTAAAAGAGAGAATGAAGAATGAGATAAAAAAAATGGAAAATTTATATCATTAA
- a CDS encoding metallophosphatase domain-containing protein yields the protein MKIVFISDTHGKHHEVRLPKGDLLIHTGDISSLGEEEEVLDFIDWFSEQPFKYKIFIAGNHDGYFERNDQNFIKNKIPFNVIYLNDSGTEIEGIKIWGSPITPAFFNWYFNRERGLKIQHHWDLIPNDVDILLTHGPPYSILDMTHDKRHVGCENLLDTIVQRVKPRIHAFGHIHESCGEIIKHGIHFLNASVLNQKYRLVNKPIVTEFDFLKKITKK from the coding sequence ATGAAAATAGTTTTCATTTCTGATACACATGGAAAACATCACGAAGTCCGATTGCCAAAAGGGGATCTCTTGATTCACACAGGTGACATTTCTTCTCTTGGAGAAGAAGAGGAAGTATTAGACTTTATCGATTGGTTTTCAGAACAACCATTTAAATACAAGATTTTTATAGCAGGTAATCATGATGGATATTTTGAAAGAAATGATCAGAATTTTATCAAAAATAAAATTCCATTTAATGTGATTTATTTAAATGATTCAGGTACAGAAATAGAAGGTATAAAAATATGGGGCTCTCCTATTACTCCAGCCTTCTTCAATTGGTATTTCAATAGAGAAAGAGGTTTAAAAATTCAACATCATTGGGACTTAATTCCCAATGATGTTGATATACTTTTAACACATGGTCCTCCATACTCCATTTTAGACATGACGCATGATAAAAGACATGTTGGGTGCGAAAACTTATTAGACACCATCGTTCAAAGGGTAAAACCAAGAATTCATGCATTTGGACATATTCACGAATCGTGCGGAGAAATTATAAAACATGGCATTCATTTTCTTAATGCGAGTGTGCTAAATCAGAAATATAGATTAGTGAATAAGCCAATCGTGACAGAATTCGATTTTTTAAAAAAAATCACTAAAAAGTGA
- the ytxJ gene encoding bacillithiol system redox-active protein YtxJ: MFFKRQTPESSFNWKTLSTSSFDQMRDQGRSFVVFKHSIRCYTSSWVKKEFEKLHAESEKDLFLVSVIEERPLSNHISTQTGVRHESPQILIFENGECIAHDSHSHILDITF, encoded by the coding sequence TTGTTTTTTAAACGGCAAACTCCAGAGTCCAGTTTTAACTGGAAAACATTAAGTACTTCTTCTTTTGATCAAATGAGAGATCAAGGAAGGAGTTTTGTTGTGTTTAAACACAGCATTAGATGTTATACAAGTTCTTGGGTAAAAAAAGAATTTGAAAAGCTTCATGCTGAATCAGAAAAAGATCTTTTCCTTGTTTCAGTAATTGAGGAAAGACCTCTATCTAACCATATCTCCACCCAAACAGGAGTTCGTCATGAATCTCCTCAAATTCTCATTTTCGAAAATGGTGAGTGCATTGCTCATGATAGCCATAGCCACATTCTTGATATCACTTTTTAG
- a CDS encoding glycosyltransferase family 39 protein → MLIISNSSNRMLLLVLGLFLILIAPLATTQGMFMDGAIYAVVARNLALDLGTLGKPYMTETFLTPFVEHPPFAIFLQSFTYRLFGDHWWVDKLYSIFTVLFSGFLIKNIWTLLTQDKTNAWLPLLMYITIESIFWSATNNMLENTVTLFILSYLWAFLKYIDKQKIGYLVFAGIFFLFASLSKGVFAFFSLGIPFFWWLFNRGFKFKQMFFSTVLILVSAIFFLGIFVYFIDELGESLFRYFDKQVLRRGVGTEQSIFPLTIFKKYFNNLITPLIIALIIWITHAKFKINKPSIAIRKGWSLIAIGISGVIPICFSPVQSSFYIIPVYGFTVLGLAIILQEKFQLRLHGKWQHIKFQKWAAGFGLLLMVTSVGIMTQRFGKDGRDHQLLEDIRAINDQVGSHQTIRIEPNLWNHWMLHTYLYRYHFNSISRKKGSFLIRKKIPNSDSNTKSLKVLNQYTLEKLE, encoded by the coding sequence ATGCTTATAATTTCTAATTCTAGCAATAGAATGCTTCTCTTAGTTTTAGGGTTATTCTTAATTCTCATTGCTCCACTGGCAACTACACAAGGTATGTTTATGGATGGAGCCATTTACGCTGTCGTTGCTAGAAACCTTGCATTGGACTTAGGAACTTTGGGCAAACCATATATGACGGAGACTTTTTTAACTCCTTTTGTAGAACATCCGCCATTTGCCATATTTTTACAATCATTTACTTATCGATTATTTGGTGATCACTGGTGGGTAGATAAGCTCTATTCTATTTTTACGGTGCTGTTTTCTGGTTTTCTTATTAAAAATATCTGGACTTTGCTTACCCAAGATAAAACAAATGCTTGGTTACCCTTATTGATGTATATTACTATCGAAAGTATTTTTTGGTCTGCCACCAACAATATGCTAGAAAACACAGTTACTCTATTCATTTTGTCATACTTATGGGCTTTTTTAAAATATATTGACAAACAAAAAATAGGCTATCTTGTATTTGCTGGGATATTCTTTCTATTTGCTTCTTTATCCAAAGGCGTTTTTGCCTTTTTCAGTTTAGGAATCCCCTTCTTTTGGTGGTTGTTTAACAGAGGTTTTAAGTTTAAACAAATGTTTTTTTCTACTGTATTAATATTGGTGTCGGCAATTTTCTTCCTTGGAATATTTGTTTATTTTATTGATGAATTAGGAGAATCTTTATTCCGTTATTTTGACAAACAGGTATTAAGAAGAGGCGTAGGTACGGAACAAAGTATTTTTCCGCTAACGATTTTTAAAAAATATTTTAACAACCTCATTACTCCATTAATTATAGCTCTCATTATCTGGATAACTCATGCAAAATTCAAAATAAATAAACCTTCTATTGCTATTAGAAAAGGGTGGTCGCTTATCGCAATTGGAATTTCTGGAGTTATTCCTATTTGCTTTAGTCCAGTTCAAAGCTCATTTTATATTATTCCCGTGTATGGGTTTACAGTCTTGGGCTTGGCAATAATTCTTCAAGAGAAATTCCAGTTAAGATTACATGGAAAGTGGCAGCATATTAAATTTCAAAAATGGGCAGCGGGTTTTGGCTTACTACTCATGGTGACATCCGTTGGAATCATGACACAAAGATTTGGTAAAGATGGAAGAGACCATCAACTTTTGGAAGATATTCGGGCAATCAATGATCAAGTGGGCAGCCATCAAACCATTAGAATAGAGCCAAATCTATGGAATCACTGGATGCTACATACCTATCTATATAGATACCATTTTAATAGTATTAGCAGAAAAAAAGGATCTTTTCTCATTAGAAAAAAGATCCCAAATTCGGATTCTAATACAAAATCTCTAAAAGTCTTAAATCAGTACACTTTAGAGAAATTGGAATAA
- a CDS encoding PorT family protein: MKKLFTLSFVLFLAFQVNAQIKIGVKAGVLTSSFDFSNVSSEITEIRDGSTKLGYHFGAILRIGDERFLEISPSIVNYKTEFSLKTSSLIEAVATQQQYALDIPVNVGFKALGFIDLFAGPRFSINLRDKLSISSVLEEVEQEYKTASIGLQAGVGIRIAKFMVDVRYNDSISKIADQITIGDANWKAEARATSVQGSITLFF; encoded by the coding sequence ATGAAAAAACTTTTTACCCTTAGTTTCGTACTATTCCTTGCATTTCAGGTAAATGCCCAAATCAAAATAGGTGTAAAGGCAGGAGTCCTTACAAGCTCATTTGATTTTTCCAACGTATCTTCAGAAATTACAGAAATTAGAGATGGTAGTACCAAATTAGGTTATCATTTCGGAGCAATTTTAAGAATAGGAGATGAACGATTTCTAGAAATCTCTCCTTCCATCGTAAATTACAAAACAGAATTTAGCTTAAAGACAAGCTCATTAATAGAAGCTGTAGCCACACAACAACAATATGCATTGGATATACCCGTAAATGTAGGATTTAAAGCCCTTGGTTTTATAGATTTATTTGCAGGACCAAGATTTTCGATAAATTTGAGAGATAAACTGAGTATTTCTAGTGTGCTAGAAGAGGTGGAACAAGAGTATAAAACGGCATCAATAGGGCTTCAAGCAGGAGTTGGTATAAGAATTGCTAAGTTTATGGTAGATGTAAGGTATAATGACTCGATTTCTAAAATTGCCGATCAAATTACCATCGGAGATGCTAACTGGAAAGCCGAAGCTCGTGCCACATCTGTTCAAGGATCAATCACTTTATTCTTTTAA
- the rlmB gene encoding 23S rRNA (guanosine(2251)-2'-O)-methyltransferase RlmB — MKKNHNNSFETYGIHPVLEAIKANKKIDRVLIQQGLKGDSFKVLFDLIQERKIPFQMVPIQKLNKLTKNNHQGVFAYLSLIEYMETSDLIMKIDEEEKNPLILILDRVSDVRNIGAIARSAECAGAQGIIITAKGSARINSEAIKASAGALHRIPICKETNLKNVIKMLQTSDIRVVACTEKTESKMYDADFTQPTAIIMGSEGEGIHPAVLNACDDRVAIPMKGHTESLNVSVAAGIVLYEAVRQRI, encoded by the coding sequence ATGAAGAAGAACCACAATAATTCATTTGAAACCTATGGGATACACCCTGTTTTGGAAGCCATTAAGGCAAATAAAAAAATAGACAGAGTTTTGATTCAGCAAGGATTGAAAGGAGACTCGTTTAAAGTACTTTTTGACCTCATTCAAGAAAGGAAAATCCCTTTCCAAATGGTGCCTATTCAGAAACTTAATAAGCTCACAAAAAATAATCATCAAGGAGTATTTGCATATCTATCTTTGATAGAATACATGGAAACCTCAGATTTGATTATGAAAATTGATGAAGAAGAAAAAAATCCGTTGATTCTCATTCTAGATCGAGTTTCTGATGTTAGAAATATTGGAGCCATTGCTCGTTCTGCCGAATGTGCTGGAGCTCAAGGGATCATTATTACCGCAAAAGGAAGTGCTAGAATCAATTCAGAAGCCATAAAGGCTTCTGCTGGAGCTTTACACAGAATTCCTATCTGCAAGGAGACCAACCTAAAAAATGTTATCAAAATGTTGCAAACGAGTGATATACGTGTGGTAGCCTGTACAGAGAAAACGGAATCTAAAATGTATGATGCCGATTTTACGCAGCCTACTGCAATCATTATGGGTAGCGAAGGAGAGGGAATTCACCCAGCAGTGTTAAATGCTTGCGATGATCGTGTAGCAATTCCAATGAAGGGTCATACAGAATCTTTAAACGTATCTGTTGCAGCAGGAATAGTTTTATATGAAGCTGTTAGACAAAGAATTTAA
- the rmuC gene encoding DNA recombination protein RmuC, whose product MQIPLYLWVILAILVNLIFILIGLLVKKNKQIKQLSESKQSAELAVLSAQKELQDVQQNLKNLEYSMGLEAKHLNEKLEQFSFENKNLREINAHLEKNRNELDIAFQTLQNKQKDLLVQREALQKQMQNHFENIAQKIFKEREKDWKEDNFGSFQKMIQPFNEKLQAFEKNVTTQRVEQNKLSGELKGELNKLMQLNQDISKEAKQLTSALKGDNKLQGNWGEYQLETLLQGAGLHENTHYTKQNNFLHDGERKIPDFILNLPENKCIVLDAKVSLKAYEKYVNADTEIAQNIALKEHLLSIRNHIKNLSSKKYHLISELKTVDYTFLFVAVEPALFLAANEDTYLYDFALKHDIVLLSHSTLLATLRTIAHIWKQEDQQKNAQKIAEYARKIYNQIAAFVEEIEKAERQLDALKKTHQGMRTKLKGRQGVITQINKMRDLGVSNTKPISMQYEEEYDEEEPQ is encoded by the coding sequence ATGCAAATTCCTTTGTATTTATGGGTAATTCTGGCGATTCTTGTCAATTTGATTTTCATTTTGATAGGTCTTCTTGTAAAAAAGAATAAACAAATAAAACAGCTTTCTGAGTCCAAACAATCAGCAGAGTTAGCGGTTTTGAGTGCTCAAAAAGAACTCCAAGATGTCCAGCAGAATTTAAAAAACTTGGAGTACAGTATGGGGTTGGAAGCAAAACATCTTAACGAAAAATTAGAACAATTTTCTTTTGAAAATAAGAACCTTAGAGAAATAAATGCCCATTTGGAAAAAAATAGGAATGAACTAGATATAGCCTTCCAAACCCTCCAAAACAAACAAAAAGATCTATTGGTTCAAAGAGAAGCACTGCAAAAACAAATGCAGAATCACTTTGAGAATATTGCACAAAAAATCTTTAAAGAAAGAGAAAAAGATTGGAAAGAAGATAATTTTGGATCTTTTCAGAAAATGATACAACCCTTTAATGAGAAGCTTCAGGCTTTTGAAAAAAATGTTACCACACAAAGGGTAGAACAAAATAAACTGAGTGGCGAACTCAAAGGCGAACTCAATAAATTGATGCAACTCAATCAAGATATTTCTAAAGAAGCAAAACAATTAACTTCTGCTTTAAAAGGAGATAATAAACTGCAAGGAAATTGGGGCGAATATCAGCTAGAAACACTACTTCAAGGTGCGGGCTTGCATGAAAATACACATTATACAAAGCAAAATAATTTTCTCCATGATGGGGAGCGTAAAATCCCCGATTTTATTCTCAATCTACCCGAAAATAAATGCATTGTATTAGATGCAAAAGTTTCTCTAAAAGCGTATGAAAAATATGTAAATGCAGATACAGAAATAGCACAAAATATTGCTTTAAAAGAACATTTGTTGAGCATTAGAAATCATATTAAAAATTTGAGTTCTAAAAAATACCATTTGATATCGGAACTGAAAACAGTAGATTATACTTTTCTATTTGTGGCGGTTGAACCTGCATTATTTTTAGCAGCCAATGAAGATACCTATCTTTATGATTTTGCATTAAAACATGATATTGTACTTTTGAGCCATTCAACGCTTTTGGCAACTTTAAGGACTATTGCACATATTTGGAAACAGGAAGATCAGCAAAAAAATGCACAAAAAATTGCCGAATATGCTCGCAAAATTTATAACCAAATAGCGGCTTTTGTAGAAGAAATAGAAAAAGCCGAAAGACAGCTCGATGCCCTAAAAAAGACACACCAAGGCATGAGAACAAAACTGAAAGGAAGACAAGGTGTGATTACTCAAATAAACAAAATGCGTGACCTTGGTGTGTCAAACACCAAACCAATAAGCATGCAATACGAAGAAGAATATGATGAAGAAGAACCACAATAA